In one window of Nocardia brasiliensis DNA:
- a CDS encoding glycosyltransferase family 2 protein, producing the protein MDRLISIITPVYNPDPDHLKAACESVISQELPPGWRWEWVLQEDGNSGVPQEILRGVDDRIVFRTGRRGGVALTRNMALANSRGELIKNLDADDILTPGVLLRDIEHLTSDSTEVAWTTSRLLDLLPDGSKVGFDGDPAHGLLLPGTVLKYWRENNFRLPVHPTTICIRRQLVTAIGGWMGVPGSDDTGMLIAASLLSTGFFDSEVGLLYRKWEGQETAQQHHTHAEEWQARMSLINERAAALMQSFTGSTH; encoded by the coding sequence ATGGATCGCCTGATTTCAATCATTACTCCGGTTTACAATCCCGATCCCGATCATCTTAAAGCCGCATGTGAATCTGTAATATCGCAGGAGCTTCCTCCAGGCTGGAGGTGGGAATGGGTACTACAAGAAGACGGCAACTCTGGAGTGCCGCAAGAGATACTTCGCGGCGTTGACGATCGAATCGTATTCCGAACAGGTCGACGTGGAGGAGTTGCCCTAACTCGAAATATGGCCCTTGCAAATTCCCGTGGGGAACTCATCAAGAATCTCGATGCCGACGACATCCTGACGCCGGGCGTACTCCTCCGAGACATCGAACACCTCACATCCGACAGTACTGAGGTAGCCTGGACAACTTCCCGGCTGCTTGACCTCCTGCCAGACGGGTCGAAGGTTGGATTCGACGGCGACCCAGCGCACGGCCTCCTCCTCCCAGGCACAGTGCTCAAATACTGGCGGGAAAACAATTTCCGCCTTCCGGTCCATCCAACAACAATTTGCATTAGACGCCAGCTAGTAACTGCCATAGGCGGATGGATGGGCGTGCCAGGTTCCGACGACACGGGAATGCTTATCGCAGCCAGCCTGCTTTCCACAGGATTCTTTGATAGCGAAGTCGGACTTCTGTACCGCAAATGGGAGGGACAGGAAACAGCTCAGCAGCACCATACTCATGCCGAGGAATGGCAAGCACGAATGAGCCTTATCAATGAACGCGCGGCAGCTCTAATGCAAAGCTTCACCGGTTCCACACATTGA
- a CDS encoding GntR family transcriptional regulator, translating into MALKYERLADDLRQAIQSGELPGGSQLPTSATLAERYKVSMPTVRQALDVLRSEGLIDSRQGLGVYVRPPRQKVRRSNANNHFDKARVHEPEAVRAATGLTERDTGLDVADLDFEAKYAIVNATEDLASQFGIPVGAKLVQREFRTRSKTEAAPFNLARSYLVYDLVAANPQLLDASNEPWPGGTMHQLSTVGIEVDRVIEAVTTRPPTPMEAQLLDVGPGVPVFLIHKTVLDTTGRVVDVAYVTLPGDRTELVYETPLERWAK; encoded by the coding sequence ATGGCACTGAAATACGAGCGACTTGCCGATGACCTGCGGCAAGCCATCCAGTCTGGGGAACTGCCGGGTGGTTCGCAGTTGCCAACCAGCGCAACTCTCGCCGAGCGATACAAGGTCAGCATGCCGACGGTTCGGCAAGCACTTGACGTCCTGCGCAGCGAAGGGCTGATCGACTCCCGTCAGGGTCTAGGTGTCTACGTCCGACCTCCACGCCAGAAAGTCCGTCGCAGCAACGCCAACAACCACTTCGACAAAGCCCGAGTACATGAGCCGGAGGCGGTACGAGCCGCCACAGGCCTGACCGAACGGGACACCGGACTTGACGTGGCAGATCTAGACTTCGAAGCCAAGTACGCCATTGTCAACGCCACCGAGGACCTCGCTAGCCAGTTCGGTATCCCTGTCGGTGCGAAGTTGGTGCAACGTGAGTTCCGCACTCGGTCCAAGACCGAGGCTGCCCCGTTCAACCTCGCCCGCTCGTATCTGGTCTATGACTTGGTAGCCGCGAATCCACAACTTCTGGACGCGTCCAACGAACCATGGCCCGGCGGCACAATGCATCAGCTGAGCACTGTCGGAATCGAAGTCGACCGCGTCATCGAAGCCGTCACCACAAGGCCCCCTACCCCGATGGAAGCGCAGCTACTCGACGTCGGACCGGGCGTACCCGTCTTTCTCATCCATAAGACCGTTCTTGACACAACCGGTCGGGTGGTAGATGTTGCCTATGTGACCTTGCCTGGCGATCGGACCGAACTTGTGTATGAAACTCCACTCGAAAGGTGGGCCAAGTAA
- a CDS encoding DUF2637 domain-containing protein, whose translation MKTAGQQSAGMRWARWSAVVIIVVIGAAAFVLSFAALRDLAILANTPKRWAWLFPVIVDGTIIQATVGALVLAKSRERGWFLWVLGIGAAVSIAGNSLHAVAAGRILPWWAAALVAAIAPISLLVDTHGLAVLFRAVQQDSAAEPVSAPVPASDPVPDKPAATASVPAPVPARRKKASTRRDPGKVAEAVALHAAGKSYAEIGRTLGVSAPTARKYATSAPKPAPVAAPQPVSAAVPAATPVPVSAPVVAGVRPVPVRSIHPVRPVQQALPITVS comes from the coding sequence ATGAAGACGGCAGGCCAGCAGTCGGCGGGGATGCGGTGGGCGCGCTGGTCTGCCGTGGTCATCATCGTGGTTATCGGGGCGGCTGCGTTCGTGCTGAGCTTCGCTGCGTTGCGTGATCTGGCGATTCTGGCCAACACTCCGAAGCGGTGGGCGTGGCTGTTCCCGGTGATCGTGGACGGCACGATCATTCAGGCGACCGTGGGTGCGTTGGTGCTGGCGAAGTCACGGGAACGTGGGTGGTTTCTGTGGGTGCTGGGTATCGGTGCTGCGGTCTCGATCGCGGGTAACTCGCTTCATGCGGTCGCGGCCGGCCGAATCCTGCCGTGGTGGGCTGCGGCGTTGGTGGCGGCGATCGCTCCGATTTCGCTGCTGGTCGACACGCACGGGTTGGCGGTGTTGTTCCGTGCCGTGCAACAGGATTCGGCTGCTGAGCCGGTCTCTGCGCCGGTTCCGGCGTCTGATCCTGTGCCGGACAAGCCCGCGGCTACTGCTTCGGTTCCCGCGCCGGTTCCTGCTCGCCGGAAGAAGGCGTCGACGCGTCGCGATCCGGGCAAGGTCGCTGAGGCGGTGGCGTTGCACGCGGCGGGTAAGTCGTATGCCGAAATCGGTCGGACGCTGGGCGTTTCGGCTCCGACGGCGCGTAAGTACGCGACCTCGGCCCCGAAGCCTGCCCCTGTCGCTGCCCCGCAACCGGTGAGTGCTGCGGTCCCGGCTGCGACACCTGTTCCTGTTTCCGCGCCTGTGGTGGCCGGTGTGCGGCCGGTGCCGGTGCGTTCCATTCATCCCGTGCGGCCGGTGCAACAAGCGCTGCCGATCACGGTTTCCTAG